TTGAAGAAATATTTACTGGATTAACTATCCCTGCATTATTATTATTGATAACTGGTTGTCTTTTATATGCCTCCCAAAGAATGAACAGTGGAAAAATAGATGTTACAAATTTAACCATAAAAGAAGCATTATTCATGGGATGTGGACAAGCATTAGCAGTTCTACCAGGTCTTTCTCGTTCAGGTACTACAATAGCTGCAGGATTATTTGCAGGATTAGATAAAGAATTTGCTGCTAAATTCAGTTTCATTTTATCAATTCCGGCTATTTTAGGTGCTGCATTAGTTAAACTAAAAGATTTAGGTGGAGCGAATATTGAATTAAGTGCATGTATTGCAGGATTTATTGTTGCAGTTATCTCTGGATACTTTGCAATTAGTTTCTTACTTAAAATCGTTAGAGAAAGAAGTTTAGACATTTTTGCTTACTACTGTTGGATAGTAGGGATAATTGTCTTAGTTGGTAGTTTAATAATTTAACTAAACTAATTAGTTGGTAGTTTAATAATTTAACTAAACTAAAATTTTTATCCTAATTATTAGTTTAATAATTTAACTAAACTAAAATTAAAATAAATTTAGAGAATATTTCTCTAAATTTTACTATTTTTATTTAATTTATATTCATTATAAAAATATACTATTTTTATTAAAATTTATTTAATTTTTTAATTTTATACAGAACAAAACCGAAGAAAAAATTAAAGCCCCTCATAAAATAATAAGATTAATGAAAAAATGTTTAAAAAAAAAGAATTAAAGTTTAGTAAAAAAAATAGTTAGAAGAAATAGTTAGAAAAAATAGTTAGAAAAGTAAAAAATAAATATTTTATAAAAGGTACTGCAAATTATAATTCTACTTTTATTCCCATTATTTCTTTTTTACCTTTTGCAATATCTCTTGCTATTTGAGCTGCACCAATAGCTCCAGATTCACTAGAAATAATTTTAATTGGATATTTGTTTTTAAAGTATTTATTTAATTTCGCCTCAAAATCTATAGGATCTTTCATAGACCCCATTGAGCCAGTAAGAACTATACCTTCAATATCATTATGACTAACTGCAATTAAACCTGCAATTTCCATAGCTACTGTCATAATCATAGTATCAATAGCTAGAATTGCTTTTTCATCACCATTTTTATAATTATTTAGTAGTTCATCTTTCATAAATGCAACTTTATTATCAATTCCAGCTATTTTAATAGCACCAGCATGTGAAAAGCATTCATTTGCAGTACGTCTGCCTTCATCAATATCTCTAATCATTTCCAAGTCAAGTGGCCCATGTACAACTCCCATAGCACCACAACAAGCATCAATAGCTCCTTTAATTTCCCCATTTTCAATTAATAAATCTACACTATTAGAACTAATATCTGCTACAATCATGTTTTCCCATTTAGTTTCAATATATGCATTATAAACTATACTGACCTTTTCAGGGCTTGCGTGATGAGAATAAGCTGCTTTAAATAAAGGATTTAGCCAATCACAACCTTTATGAATACCTGGAATCATTAAAACAGGAATATCTGTTGCTTCTATTTCACTATAAACAGATGTTCCTCCACCAGTTACTTTACCTGCACCATTTATTGAAAGAATTCCTCTATCTTCAACTTTTTCAATAGGAAGTATTGTACTAATACTATCTCCCATTGCATAAGTAACAATCATTAATTCAATATCATCTAAATCTATGCGTTTAGATAATTCTTCAATTGCTGATACTCTTCCAGCTTTACTATCTTCACGAGATATTTTAAAAACATCCGTAACTTGGCTTTCATTTATTATAGCAAATGAGATTCCAGTGGTTCCGTGATCCATACCTACAAATACCATTTTAATCACAATTAATTTTTAAATAATCATAAAATAAATTTTAAAATAATAAAATAGAATAATTATTAGTTAATTTAGATATATTTAACATAGCTTAAAAAGTTTTATATAAATCCTTAAATTAGAAAATATTCATAAGGAATAAGCATTCAAATAATTTAAAAAAATTATTTAGAAAAAATTAGTAAAATAGAAAAAATTATAATAAAATAAAAAATAAAAAAAGAAGCTAGTCTAAGAGTGAAAACCCCCAACTAGTGAAAAGTTTTAATCAAGGCTTTTTTAATCGAAGAGCAAAAAAGCTTGGATTTAATCTTCTTTTTGTAATCCACAAGCAACTCTTAATCTTTTACCAACAGTTTCGATGGTTTCATGTTCTTCAGCAACTCTCATTTCTTTTAAGTTTGCTGCATCAGTTGCGTTTTCATCTGCAAATTGTTGTTTGAAAGTACCATCTTGGATTTCGCCTAAAATTGCTTTCATTTCTTTTTTAGTTTCATCAGTAATAACTCTGCCACCTCTGGTTAATCCACCATATTCAGCAGTGTTACTTACATCATGCCACATACCTGCCATACCATTTTCATAGATGTCATCTACAATAAGTTTTACTTCGTGACAGGTTTCAAAATAAGCAATTTCAGGTTGGTAACCTGCTTCAACTAAAGTTTCAAATCCAGCTTTAATTAAAGCGGTGAGTCCACCACATAATACTGCTTGTTCACCGAATAAATCAGTTTCAGTTTCTTCTTGGAAAGTGGTTTCAATTACACCTGCTCTAGTAAGACCAACAGCTTTTGCCATACCTAATGCAAGTTGTAATGCATCTCCAGTAGCATCCTGTTCAATAGCTACTAAACCTGGAATACCGAAACCTTCTAAGTAAGTAGTTCTTACTCTAGAACCTGGACCTTTAGGTGCAAACATTACAATATTTACATCTTCACCAGGTTTAATTAAACCAAAGTGAATGTTGTAACCATGAGAAAATGAAATAGTGTTTCCAGCTTCAACATAAGGAGCAATTTGTTCATTGTAAACTTTTTCTTGGGTTTCATCTGGTAATAATATGTGGATAATATCTGCAGCTTCAGCAGCTTCTTCTATAGTTTTTACATTCATTCCATCATCAATAGCTTTTTGCCAAGATGAGCCTCCTTCTCTAAGGCCAACAATTACATTTAATCCACTGTCAGCCATGTTTCTAGATTGACCACGACCTTGACTTCCGTATCCAATTACTGCAATAGTTTTATCTGCAATAACTTCGGTATCAACATCGTCATCATAATACATTTTCATTTTAAAGACTCCTATAAGTTTTTAATAATTAAATAAATCTAATAATAAAGATTTAATTGTTTAATATCTTTTAGAACAAATAAATCAGTATATCCAATAGAAATAAACTAGTAAAAACTAAACAATCTAACTAGTTTATAGTATTAAATATAATGTTTATATATTTAATTTAATAGTTTATAAAATTTATCAATAGTATTAAAATTAATAAATTTATTAAGAATAATTAATTTCTAGCTTCCAATTTATTTTTAAATAACTGTTGATAAGACAATTGTTGTCAATGCAACAGTTTATATATGATGAAAATTATATTAATAAAATGCATATTAATTCCAATGAATAAAAGAATACTAAAATAAAAGGAGAAAAATATGTCACTTGAGAAATTTAAAGATAAAGATGCTTCTGAATTTCCCATAGGAAAACTAATTACAATGACTGCAAGAGGACATAGCTATTATCTAAATCGCCGCTTGGAAGATTTAAATATTAATGCTTCACAGTTACATTCTTTATTTGAAATAAAACATGAAAGAGAAATTAATCAGGACGAAATAGCTAAAAGATGCAATATAGATAAGGGTGCCATAGCAAGATCTCTTAGAAAATTAGAAGATAAAGGATTAGTTTTAAAAGAAATCGATAAAAATAACAGACGCCAAAATAAGATTTCACTCACTTCCAAAGGTGAAGAGATAATTAAAGAATCCACAAAAATTTTAAATGAATGGGAAGAAGAAGTATTCAAAGACATTAAAGATGAAGATAAAGAATTCATTCAAAACTTCTTAAAAAAGACTGTTATAAAAACAATAAGTCTTAATAAAGAGCTAAAATAATTAAATTAAATCGCTTAATAATTAAACAAGATTTTATATTAATAATAGAAGATTAAATTTGATTAAATTAATTAAATTAATAATTAACAAATTACCAAATCTTATAAGGGGAAAATAACTAATGTTAGAAACTAAAGATAAAAATGAAAATATTGAAATGATTACAGGGGATCCTAAAAGAGCTATAAGAAAGCTAAGTGTTCCTATGATGGTCTCAATGCTTTTAATAATGATGTACAATATCGCAGATAGTATTTGGGTAGCAGGTCTTGGTGCTGATGCACTTGCTGCAATTGGATTTATCACACCCCTATTTACCATTCTTGTAGGACTTGGAAACGGTATAGGAGCTGGTGCAAACTCACTTATTGCAAGATACATTGGTGCAAATGACTTTCTTGAGGCAAATAATGCTGGACTACATGCAATTGTAATCTCAGTTATAGTATCAGCAATATTTACATTTATAATGCTTACTGCAATGGTGCCTATTCTCGAAATAATGGGTGCAGGAGATACAATACAATACGCTCTTGACTATGGATACATCATATTTGGATTTTTATTCATATTTGTATTTTCAGGAGTATTATCTGCAATATTTAGATCTGAAGGAGATATGAGAAGAGCAACTATAGCAATTGCTGTAACAGCAATACTAAATATAATTTTAGACCCAATATTTATTTATTATCTCAATATGGGAATTATGGGAGCTGCATGGGCAACAATTATCTCTTGTACTGTGTCAATTCTTGTAATGAGTTATTGGATTTGGATTAAAAAAGACCTTTTCCTTGATTTAAGCCCTAAAAACTTTAAATATAAAGGAAAAATCATGACAGATACACTTCAAGTAGCTATCCCATCAACCCTTGAAAATATTATCTTTTCAGCACTAGCAATTATGATTAATTCTATGCTTGTTATTGCAGCAGGAACAACTGCAGTAGCAGTTTATACTGCATCTATGAGAATTGTACAGTTATGTATGATTCCTATGATTGGTATTGGTACAGCTGTACTTACAGTAGCTGGAGTAGCCTATGGTGCACATAATTATAATAATCTTAAAATAGGCCATAGTTATGCTATTAGATTAGGATTTGGAGTATCCATTATACTTGGAGCTATAATGATTATATTCTCAAGTCAAATAGCAACTGCATTTAGTTATACAAGTGCAAGTGCAGCACTTGCACCAGAAATAGCAACTGCAATAAGTATTTTAAGTCTTTTTGTACTTGCTATACCACATGGTATTATGTCATCTATGATGTTTCAAGGAGTTGGAAAAGGAACTTACTCCCTTATCATTACACTTCTTAGGTCTCTTATATTAGAAACAGTTACTGCATATCTATTCTGCTTTATATTTGGTTGGGGATTACCAGGTATTTATGCAGGAGTAGTATTCGGTTGTTTCCTCGGAGGAACAGTCGGATATCTATGGGCTAAATTCTTCATTAAGAAGTTTAAAAAGATAGCTAAAGATAGCTATGGTGCTGTAGTAGCTGCTAAATAAATAGCTATTTAATAGCTATTTATTTTTCACTCTTTTTTTTAGAATTTTATTCATAAATATTTTCTATAATTTTATTTCTTATTTATGAACTTATAATTATATATCAGAATTACCTAGTAAAAAATCAACTAAGTTTAAATGCTTGATTCCATTATTAGACATATCAGCATCGTCCATAGTGATTATATATTTAGGATAATTATCCTTAATCTTATTTAATAGAGCAAATTCTCTTTCAATTGTCTCATCACTTGCTAAAAGATATGAAACTTGAACATAAATAATATTTGATTGTTTTTTACAAACAAAATCAATTTCTAAATCACCAAATTTGCCAATATTAATATTGTATCCTTTTCTTAAAAGTTCAATATAAACAATATTTTCTATAACTCTTGTAATATCTCTTTGATTATGACCGATCATCACTTGTCTAAATCCCAAATCACATAAATAATATTTTTCTTCATGTTTTAATATTTTCTTAGA
This genomic stretch from Methanobrevibacter olleyae harbors:
- a CDS encoding undecaprenyl-diphosphate phosphatase produces the protein MEILQAIIIGLVQGLTEFLPVSSSAHLIFAQQALGVSDVGLAFYVLLHVGTLVAVIIYFFHDIVEMIKGFILSLIDLKNGRFIPELKKNPYKKLAWLTILATIPVGIVGILFNDIIEEIFTGLTIPALLLLITGCLLYASQRMNSGKIDVTNLTIKEALFMGCGQALAVLPGLSRSGTTIAAGLFAGLDKEFAAKFSFILSIPAILGAALVKLKDLGGANIELSACIAGFIVAVISGYFAISFLLKIVRERSLDIFAYYCWIVGIIVLVGSLII
- the ilvC gene encoding ketol-acid reductoisomerase, which translates into the protein MKMYYDDDVDTEVIADKTIAVIGYGSQGRGQSRNMADSGLNVIVGLREGGSSWQKAIDDGMNVKTIEEAAEAADIIHILLPDETQEKVYNEQIAPYVEAGNTISFSHGYNIHFGLIKPGEDVNIVMFAPKGPGSRVRTTYLEGFGIPGLVAIEQDATGDALQLALGMAKAVGLTRAGVIETTFQEETETDLFGEQAVLCGGLTALIKAGFETLVEAGYQPEIAYFETCHEVKLIVDDIYENGMAGMWHDVSNTAEYGGLTRGGRVITDETKKEMKAILGEIQDGTFKQQFADENATDAANLKEMRVAEEHETIETVGKRLRVACGLQKED
- a CDS encoding MATE family efflux transporter, with protein sequence MLETKDKNENIEMITGDPKRAIRKLSVPMMVSMLLIMMYNIADSIWVAGLGADALAAIGFITPLFTILVGLGNGIGAGANSLIARYIGANDFLEANNAGLHAIVISVIVSAIFTFIMLTAMVPILEIMGAGDTIQYALDYGYIIFGFLFIFVFSGVLSAIFRSEGDMRRATIAIAVTAILNIILDPIFIYYLNMGIMGAAWATIISCTVSILVMSYWIWIKKDLFLDLSPKNFKYKGKIMTDTLQVAIPSTLENIIFSALAIMINSMLVIAAGTTAVAVYTASMRIVQLCMIPMIGIGTAVLTVAGVAYGAHNYNNLKIGHSYAIRLGFGVSIILGAIMIIFSSQIATAFSYTSASAALAPEIATAISILSLFVLAIPHGIMSSMMFQGVGKGTYSLIITLLRSLILETVTAYLFCFIFGWGLPGIYAGVVFGCFLGGTVGYLWAKFFIKKFKKIAKDSYGAVVAAK
- a CDS encoding MarR family winged helix-turn-helix transcriptional regulator codes for the protein MSLEKFKDKDASEFPIGKLITMTARGHSYYLNRRLEDLNINASQLHSLFEIKHEREINQDEIAKRCNIDKGAIARSLRKLEDKGLVLKEIDKNNRRQNKISLTSKGEEIIKESTKILNEWEEEVFKDIKDEDKEFIQNFLKKTVIKTISLNKELK
- a CDS encoding methanogenesis marker 12 protein, yielding MVFVGMDHGTTGISFAIINESQVTDVFKISREDSKAGRVSAIEELSKRIDLDDIELMIVTYAMGDSISTILPIEKVEDRGILSINGAGKVTGGGTSVYSEIEATDIPVLMIPGIHKGCDWLNPLFKAAYSHHASPEKVSIVYNAYIETKWENMIVADISSNSVDLLIENGEIKGAIDACCGAMGVVHGPLDLEMIRDIDEGRRTANECFSHAGAIKIAGIDNKVAFMKDELLNNYKNGDEKAILAIDTMIMTVAMEIAGLIAVSHNDIEGIVLTGSMGSMKDPIDFEAKLNKYFKNKYPIKIISSESGAIGAAQIARDIAKGKKEIMGIKVEL